A DNA window from Camelina sativa cultivar DH55 chromosome 13, Cs, whole genome shotgun sequence contains the following coding sequences:
- the LOC104735930 gene encoding tubby-like F-box protein 11 — translation MTLRSLILEMRSRPHRVVHDLAAAAAADSTTHGSSQDYRWSEIPEELLREILIRVEAADGGEWPSRRSVVACAGVCRSWRLLMNETVAVPQISSKLTFPISLKQPGPRDSLVQCFIKRNRVTHSYHLYLGLTNSLTDDGKFLLAACKMKHTTCTDYIISLRSDDMSKRSQAYVGKVRSNFLGTKFTVFDGNLLPTTGATKLRKSRSSNPAKVSSKVPLGSYPVAHITYELNVLGSRGPRKMQCVMDTIPTSAMESQGVASEPSEFPLLGTRSTFSRSQSKPLRSSSSHLKETPLVLSNKTPRWHEQLRCWCLNFHGRVTVASVKNFQLVAAAAPTSGSVSGGGMGSSPERQNERIILQFGKVGKDMFTMDYGYPISAFQAFAICLSSFETRIACE, via the exons ATGACCTTACGTAGCTTAATCCTTGAGATGCGCTCGAGGCCGCATCGTGTGGTCCACGATCTTGCCGCAGCTGCAGCTGCCGATTCAACAACTCATGGGTCATCGCAAGATTACCGTTGGTCAGAGATCCCTGAAGAGCTTTTAAGGGAGATTCTCATTCGGGTTGAGGCGGCTGACGGTGGCGAATGGCCTTCACGACGCAGCGTGGTGGCTTGCGCCGGCGTTTGCCGTAGCTGGCGGCTACTTATGAACGAAACCGTCGCTGTCCCGCAGATCTCTTCTAAGTTGACTTTTCCAATCTCTCTCAAACAG ccTGGTCCAAGGGATTCTCTGGTTCAATGCTTCATCAAACGTAATCGAGTTACACACTCATATCACCTGTATCTTGGATTAACCAACT CTTTAACGGATGATGGTAAGTTTCTGCTTGCTGCGTGTAAGATGAAGCACACAACTTGCACTGATTACATTATCTCTTTGCGTTCTGATGATATGTCCAAGAGAAGCCAAGCCTATGTTGGTAAAGTGAG ATCAAACTTCCTAGGCACGAAATTCACAGTCTTTGATGGAAATCTGCTGCCGACGACGGGAGCCACAAAGTTGAGAAAGAGCCGATCTTCTAATCCTGCAAAAGTCTCATCAAAAGTTCCTCTTGGAAGTTACCCCGTCGCTCATATCACATACGAGCTGAATGTGTTAGGATCACG GGGACCAAGAAAGATGCAATGTGTAATGGACACAATACCTACAAGCGCAATGGAGTCCCAAGGAGTAGCTTCGGAACCATCAGAGTTTCCCTTACTCGGTACTCGGTCAACTTTCTCCAGGTCTCAATCAAAACCATTGCGGAGCAGCTCTAGCCACCTGAAAGAAACACCATTAGTGCTGAGCAACAAGACACCACGATGGCACGAGCAGCTACGTTGTTGGTGCTTGAATTTCCATGGCCGTGTCACAGTGGCTTCAGTGAAGAACTTTCAGCTGGTGGCCGCAGCAGCACCTACCAGTGGCAGTGTCAGTGGCGGTGGCATGGGGTCGTCACCGGAGAGGCAGAACGAGCGGATAATACTGCAGTTTGGGAAAGTCGGGAAAGATATGTTCACGATGGATTATGGATACCCTATCTCAGCTTTTCAAGCTTTTGCCATTTGCTTGAGCAGCTTTGAGACTAGAATCGCTTGTGAatga